Genomic segment of Ranitomeya imitator isolate aRanImi1 chromosome 6, aRanImi1.pri, whole genome shotgun sequence:
atcatccggacattctggacgctctccaagccccttggcagtttagtctagcatatgcttttccgccgatcatactactaccccaagtcattcgcaaaatcagaaccgaaggagcgagggtgatactaatagctccattctggccgaagaggccttggttctcgtggctgcaaaccatgtcggtctcagacccttgggtcctcccctcaacacccaatcttctcttccagggtccgtttttccaccctcaagtggacagtctacatctcacggcctggaatttgagaggcagatgctaaaatcaagggggttctcggagggattgataaacacactcctccagagtagaaaaccttccactacaaaaatttacacaaaaatatggaagaaattcctacaattccatacatcttcaaacacgtcagaaattccgatacagtctatcctggaatttcttcaaaaagggagagaactaggtttaactgcaaacaccttaaaagtccatgtttcagcactaggagctctctatggccataacattgcgggggatagatgggtatcccgatttattacagcctgcgaacggataaatccagttaatatacctagagttcctccctgggatctaaatttagttttacaagcACTAACAGATTCTCCAttcgaaccaatagattcaataccaatcaaaATCCTATCgctaaaaacggccctcttggtagcactgacttcagccaggagaatcagtgacatccaagcactctctatagatccacctttcctgctaacttttcaggataagttggtccttaaaccagacccttcctaccttcccaaagtagctaagacattccataggtctcaggaaataatcttgcctactttcttcagtaatccttccactcctgaagaacaaaagtaccacactctagatgttaaaagagtagtgttaaagtacattgaaagaaccagtagctggcgacagtgtagggctctgtttatttccttccagggtcacaagaagggtcatgaaataacaaaaagcacgttatcccgatggatcagagagtctatcagactggcctattccgcgagtaaagaaaaccctccggaaggcataacagcgcactctaccagagctatggcatcctcctgggcagaaaggggagaggtcccaattgagactatatgtaaggcggcaacttggtcaaatccctctacattctataatcactataggcttgacctatcgtcaacttctgacctagactttggcaggactgtcctcagcacggtggtccccccctaggtgatggtctctgtaagatctccagcagtggggtgctgtcgtggcgaaaggaaaaaagccggattactcacggtaatactcttttagtgagtccacgacagcaccctcttacatccctccctatattaatatagtacttactattgagtaaaattcttttaatcatatatgagcaaataagtttgaaaatggaataaatgatatttgcctaatactggcggtcctccgggtactctgaaatcaaaactgagaagaggcggaccgcccccttttatttctcggtaggtttcctgttcctgcggggcggatccctctctccagtggggtgctgtcgtggactcactaaaagagtattaccggtgagtaatccggcttttcagTACCACTCTACTGACCGGCGCACCACAATTCACATCTACATGTTATTTAATGTCGTGGATAATGGCCACATATTTCACTCTTTGGATTACAGAGGTTGACAAAGGCAGGGTATCCACAGCACGTGAAAAGCAGAAACCTCAGAGATCGCAGCACATTTTAGTATGAATAATACAATTGCAAATTTGCTGCAGAATCTCTGACGGAGAAACAATTGTTAATGAAGTACAATGGTTAATCAGGAAAACTTACCCTTGGCATCTTTCTGCAGAAATATGCTCTCAGTACTAAAGGCAGGCACTCTAAGCTTTTTGAGAAATACTTCAATGAATGTCATCTTCTCCTCTCTAATATTAACCGTAGAGTTGGGTGGATCGATTGGCAGGACTCTGGTCCATAGACCAGATCACTAGCCACTGGCTGATGGCAGGATCCTCTGTGGCAAGAGATTCACGAGTCTCTCATGCAGTGGCTAGAGACTACAGACCTGGATATTGGACTGGTGTTTGGGGAATCAATTCACCCAAATCTAACAGGTTAGAATTATTGGGCACATTTTCCATTAAAAGCAGGGGCCTCAACAATTTCAGATAAGGTCATCTACACTGGACAATACTTTGTGAGAAGATTTCCCAATGACATTTTCATCGCTTTGTAATGCAATTTTTTAAGGAAGTGTGGTGACTGAAAAACAGCAATTATGACGCTTCATTTGTCTTTTCACCATTTATTGTGAATACTTTTATTTTTTGACAGATCTGCCACTTTTGtacacataaaaaataaataaaaacactttGTATCTAAGTTATTTTTGAATGGAGAAAGGGGGCAATTTAAAATGTAATTTTGTTAAAacttttctttttcttccttttaggGGATATGAACAGATcatttacactatatactgcaagTATACACCATgtcccaaattattatgcaaattacatatttctcggattttcctaaatggtcggtgcaaatggcaatcagtctaataaaagtcatcacccgttagagtatacattgaattttattttagaaacctcccaatgataacagtataatctccaaaattaatAAAACCTCAAAATGCATTGTTCCAAATTATGAGGCACAGTAAAATTtcaaaacatttgatatgttttaacccctttacccccaagggtggtttgcacatcaatgaacaggccaatttttacaattctgaccactgtccctttatgaggttataactctggaacgcttcaacggatcccagtgattctgacattgttttctcgagacatattgtacttcatgatagtggtaaaatttatttgatattacctgcgtttatttgtgaaaaaaacagaaatttggcgaaaatttcgaacaTTTATTCCCATTAgggaataaaatcgtcaactcgtcccgcaaaaaacaagacctcacatgactctgtggactcaaatatggaaaaattatagctctcaaaatgtggtaacgcaaaaaatattttttgcaataaaaagcgtctttcagtgtgtgacggctgccaatcataaaaatccgctaaaaaacccgctataaaagtaaatcaaacctcccttcatcacccccttagtgaaaaattaaatttttttatttatttccattttcccaatagggcttgggttagggctagggttagggttggggctagggtcagggttggagctagggttaaggctacagttagggttggggctaaatttagggttagggttggggctaaagttagggttaggattacatttacggttgggaatagggttgggattagggttaggggtgtgtctgggttagaggtgtggttagggttaccgttgggattagggttaggggtgtgtttggattaaggtttcagttataattgggggtttccactgtttaagcacatcaggagctctccaaacgcgacatggcgtccgatctcaattccagccaattctgcgttgaaaaagtaaaacagtgctccatcccttcccgagctctcccgtgtgcccaaacaggggtttaccccaacatatggggtatcagcgtactcaggacaaattggacaacaacttttggggtccaatttctcctgttacccttgggaaaatacaaaactgggggctaaaaaatagtttttgtgggaaaaaaaaaagattttctattttcacggctctgcgttataaactgtagtgaaacacttgggggttcaaagttctcacaacacatctagataagttccttggggggtctagtttccaatatggggtcaattgtggggggtttctactgtttaggtacattaggtgctctgcaaacgcaatgtgacgcctgcagaccaatccatccaagtctgcattccaaatgatgctccttcccttccgagctctgccatgcgctcaaacggtggttcccccccacatatcgggtatcagcgtactcaggacaaattagacaacaacttttagggtccaatttctcctgttacccttggaaaaatacaaaactgggggctaaaaaataatttttgtggaaaaaaaaatattttttatttgcacggctctgcgttataaactgtagtgaaacacttgggggttcaaagctctcacaacacatctagatgagttccttagggggtctactttccaaaatggtgtcacttgtggggggtttctactgtttaggtacattaggggctccgcaaatgcaatttgacgcctgcagaccattccatctaaggccggcctcacactagcgagttttacggacgtaagagtgcagaaaatacgtccgtaaaactcgcaaaacaaacggcagttattctctatgcccctgctcctatctgccgtattttactgatcagtattatacggctttctacggccgtagaaaatcgcagcatgctgcgtttgtcagcgtattacggccgtaatatacggaccgtatttttcaacgctgagtgtgaggccggcctaagtctgcattccaaatggcgctccttcccttccgagccctcccatgcgcccaaacggtggttccttcccacatatggggtatcattgtactcaggacaaattggacaacaacttttggggtcgaatttctcctcttaccctcgggaaaatacaaaactgagggctaaaaaataattttttggggaaagttttttttttttttttacggctctgcattataaacttctgtgaagcccttggtgggtcaaagtgctcaccacacatctagataagttccttaggtggtctactttccaaaatggtgtcacttgtggggggtttctactgtttaggtacataaggggctctgcaaacgcaatgtgacacctgcagacccattccatctaagtctgcattccaaatggcgctccttcccttccaagccctcccatgcgcccaaacagtggttccccccacatatggtgtatcatcacactcaggacaaattgggcaacaaattttggggtacaatttctcctgttaccctcgggaaaatgcaaaactgggggctaaataataatttttgtgggaaaaaatgtttgttttatttttacggctctgcattataaacttctgtgaagcccttggtgggtcaaagcgctcaaaacacatctagataagttccttaggaagtctactttccaaaatggtgtcacttgtggggggtttcaatgtttaggcacatcagtggctctccaaacgcaacatggcgtcccatctcaattcctgtcaattttgcattgaaaagtcacacggcgctccttcccttccgagctctgtcatgcgcccaaacagtggtttacccccacatatggggtatcagcgtactcaggacaaattgtacaacaacttttggggtccattttctcctgttacccttggtaaaataaaacaaattggagctgaagtaaattttttgtgaaaaaaagttaaatgttcatttttatttaaacattccaaaaattcctgtgaagcaccagaagggttaataaacttcttgaatgtggttttgagcaccttgaggggtgcagtttttagaatagtgtcccacttgggtattttctatcatatagacccctcaaaatgacttcaaatgagatgtggtccctaaaaaaaaatggtgttgtaaaaatgagaaattgctggtcaacttttaacccttataactccctaacaaaaaaatattttggttccaaaattgggctgatgtaaagtagacatgtgggaaatgttacttattaagtattttgtgtgacatatctctgtgatttaattgcataaaaattcaaagttggaaaattgtgaaattttcataattttcgccaaatttccgtttttttcacaaataaacccaggtactatcaaataatttttaccactatcatgaagtacaatatgtcacaagaaaataatgtcagaatcactgggatccgttgaagcgttccagagttataacctcataagtggacagtggtcagaattgtaaaaattggccggtcattaacgtgcaaaccacccttgggggtaaaagggttaagattgatttcagtgatccattgagccttgagacacaataccatccaagagtttatttgaaaaacaaaacaattgaatctttttgacacttaaatccattttgcataataatttggaacatggtgtatatgtaGCATATCGTGTAATTAGGTTTCTCCTATGAAGCCAAGCCCCTGGTTGAGCTTCACCGGAGGACTAACATAACAGACATGGGGGCCTTCAGCAGGCCTCTGGCTGCTATGGATACTCATAGGCTCTCCGTAATCAAATATTGATAGCAGCAATCAGATGTGACTTtgactgctgttagaggcagatgttgGCTATGTAACAGCCGGCATCTACTACGTATGGAACCTGCTCAGCTCCTAAGCCCGCTCAATACAGTACTCTGTGACAAAAATATATAATCAGCTTGCCAAGGGGTTAAAAGTGTGCTCAGCTTTGGGAAATCTTTGTGTTAGAAGTGTCCTGTGACAATAAGCTCATCACAATATTTCCATCAGTTGGAAACCCCAATGTGCAGATGTAATGCATGACAGGTCAGGTCCAGAGCGAGACACACTCCTAATAACTGTTCTCTACGGTGACCGAGAAATGAGGACCCTGAGGCAGGAGACCCAATTTATTCTAAATTCTCTAATAAAATATAGTAAAATGAGtttgatccaagaagtatcgtttctccttgcggaggactagaactctagtgccacctatcggagttaggattgctacttccaataggtggcactagatttctagtcctcttcctctctgaagagacaatttgcaaaatgAGTTTGCAAACTTGAAGAGGAGACATATCACTTTTAGTTGGCAAAATGTTTTTATATGACTTTTTAGACAATTGTAATTTTTGGTATAATCTCAAGACCCTTTCCCAACTTCTTGTTACTGGACAGAAGGAGGCTGGGGTTTTGACCTTTACCTTTTGGCTAAAAGGCGTTTCTAGATATTTATAATTTTTTGGAGGAAACAAAAATGAACTATACTCATACAACTAAATAATGCAACCCAACTACAGTCTGACAAAACAGTCACTGGTGCAATTTTAATACATGTAGCACTAAAGACCCAATGTTACATACAACAGCAAACTAAAAATATGACAGTTTGGGGAATGAGAGCACAATCTAAGAGTCTACTGAGGAGTTCATGTTGGAGGCCTTTAAGACACTGtatagtagaaaaaaaataaaacggtATCAATATGAAAACCATGACGGGCGTTTAGATTTCCGCTCAATAATCCTCTTCCCCGCATCTTCAGGATGAGGCTTTTCACCTTCATAGAGAACTACAGTTTCCACAGTGGGAGCTTTGAAAGGCCCTCCTTCCACGACTTTTATCTCCTTCCTGATGAGATGCGTTTCCTGGCGAACTTTCTCATAGCAGAATCCACATAGTACGTGTTTCAGTTTCAGGTGCCCGCATTTTAGACATGTGTCAATGTTATTCTAAAAATTAAGGGAAAAAATTAATTCTTTCCATCCAAGCGAAGATGCCTTTAATTGTCATGTGAATATTACACTACAaatactgggatctaaggggtatcgtttctccttatggagagtgacataccatctctggcttgtcaacgtaaggaggtttattcgccatgcaatgctcctctgggaaatataatatgcaaattgcctcttctgagaaaaagaggacttaaactctatagcgccacctgttggaagtagcgatcctacaagtcacaatcaaccctttaacgagtcgtgcaatatgacttaggataaaagccaaatcaatatctcaattcgcactgacgagggccaacagcccgaaacactgtgtctgtgaattgagatcacTTTGATCAAATTGAGATTAAATTGAgatctctttttctcagaagaggcaatttgcatactacaAATACTGCCATctatatggctacgttcacattagcgttgtgcgccgctgcgtcggcgacgcaacgcacaacgcacgcaaaaacgcaccaaaacgcatgcaaaaacgctgcattttgcgacgcatgcgtcgttttttgccgaaatttggatgcaagaaaaatgcaacttgttgcgttttcttggtccgacgcttgcggcaaaaaagacgcatgcatcgcacaacgcaacaaacaaaaacgcatgcgtcccccatgttaaatataggggcgcatgacgcatgcgtcgcccgacgcaaactagcataacgctaatgtgaacgtagcctatgaggATGTGCTGCATGCTGTACTGATAAATGACAATTACGAAACCTAGAAGTGGCTTTTATTCAAGGTAGTAGGGCTGAACAAATCCCAGCCAACCAAGGAAGCACTTGGGTTACAGTGGACGGTACATTACATTTGACTTGTTTCTCATTGCTGTCTGAGGAAGTTCTCAGTGATGAATGAAAGAAGCAAACATGGGCCCAGAAAAatagttactgtatatacttgagtataagccgagaatttcatcccatttttttaggctgaaattgcttaTATTCGGGCCGgtttaaactcgagtatatacggtatactccTAAGCTCACATTGAGATTTTGGAAGAGTTTTTGGAGAAAAAACTGAGAGGAAACTCTCTAAAATATTCTTCAAAACCTTGGAGTTTCTGTTTAGCGTCTGCTTGAAAAACTCAGTAAAGACCAAGTGTGAACACACCTTAAGGTTCATAGTAATTTGATTATCTCAAGTCATGATAACTCCAGGTGGAGTCCAGAAATGGTCACTGTTGTGAGTTctcttgtcgggctccctcctgtggtcatgaatggtacttcggctggttctgtccatggactttctctggtggctgtgggtgtttctgagtttccttcctcaggtgacgaggttaattcgttagctggctgctctatttaactccacttagatctttgctccaggccacctgtctatgttccagtgttggtctagttcactcctggatcgttcttgtgacctgtcttcccagcagaagctaagtgactgcttgtttttctctggtttgctatttttctgtccagcttgctatttcgattgttcttgcttgctggaagctctgggatgctgctctatttaactccacctagttctttgttcctggcctccagtcaatgttccagtattggtcttgctctctcctggatcgttcttttggccagtctgccctgcataagctaagttctgcttgtgttactttttgtttgctattttttctgtccagcttgctatattggttgtcttgcttgctggaagctctgggacgcagagggagcacctccgtaccgttagtcggtgcggagggtctttttgcgccctctgcgtggtctttttgtaggtttttgtgctgaccgcaaagtaacctttcctatcctcggtctgttcagtaagtcgggcctcactttgctaaatctatttcatctctgtgtttgtattttcatctttactcacagtcattatatgtggggggctgccttttcctttggggaatttctctgaggcaaggtaggctttattttctatcttcagggctagctagtttcttaggctgtgccgagttgcatagggagcgttaggcgcaatccacggctatttctagtgtggttgataggattagggattgcggtcagcagagttcccacgtcccagagctcgtcctatattatcagtaactatcaggtcattccgtgtgctctcatccaccaggtccattattgtcctgaccaccaggtcataacaggtcactTCATAGTATCAAATTGCCTAAAAAGGTGTGCCGTTACCGATGCAATCCTAGATTACCCCAACGATTAAACCTTCAATACACTTTATGGTCCTGCTCTAGGAGATAGCACGTTTTTAGCTTATGTGGGGCACGgtagtagtgggcaacccctttcaATGCATGTGCAGAGGGGAGTGGAGCAAGGGAACCAGTTACATAGGTAAACCACATGACCACCACCATCTTTGTAGCTGTGGATGCAGCAGCATCATGGGGGAGCTTACAGAGAAAACCAACTGTTGTGTCCTGATCCAAGCATACAAAGGTACTGTTCCTGCAAGGCCTTAGCTGAGAGGGGTTCCTTTTGGCTTACTTAAAAGGGTTATTTCTATCTCATAGATTTACAGAACATCCactggatatgccataaatatctGTTAGTTGCAAGTTACAGAAGAGGACCAACATCTATCAATGAAGAGGAGGCCATGACATAGCATGTGTGCTTGGCTATTTTCAGAACTCCCATACAAATGAAGATAAAGAGCCCTCTCTCCATTCACAGAAGGCAGGAGAAGAGGTTTGGGGTCCATAGGTTTTGAGGTATACGAATGTTCCAGAATAAAGTGATGTACGTAGCATTTGAGTAAAGCCAATACATTCTCTTGGTGCCATGATGGCACTGAGTAACACCACTTTGCTAGAACCATTAGTGCCAGACTCATGACTGGCGTTCCACTCTTCCATATGAGAAACAGGAGGATACTATGCTGAGATACACGTCTGTTAGATAATCCTCATCTCATTTCCTCTATAAATGTAAGTCGCATAATGCAATTTGCAGAGGAAAAGAAACAGCTGTCCTTAGTGCAGGTGGCTACCCAACCACACAGAATCTATTGCTAATAAGCATATCCTGGTTTATGGCCATGATCACTTTCTACCAGTGACACACTGCACCCATAAACACCTCGACAATATCTacatgcaaaaaacaaacaaacccaaaACATACTGGTAAAACTAAAGGTGCAGGTTTTACAATACCTTCTCTTTGAGAAGTTTATTTGGATTTCTTCTTCGGCAGCGATTTACTTCTATTGTTCTTCTGGATTTAGGGGCAGCCATCCAAAAGATACTATCAAGAAAACTGGGCACATTGGCATCTTCATCGGATTTCTCAGAGGGACAGGATACTGGCGCTTGGACCGCTAGAGCTGCAGCAAACATAaaacacactgatggtgaaaagGGAAGATGAAAGGCAGGTTCTGAGCTCCTGCTACAAAGCAAGAGCCAGTCTGGAAGCACAGGGGAATATTTGGGAGCAGCCCAAGATACATCCTGTAGGTGTTATACAAGGTGGAGGATAAAGAGGAAGAACAGACAAGAGAATCTTTTCTTACTGGTAGAGATGCACATGCCCCTTGTATGCAGCCATGCACCCACCTAGGCCTCGCATGCAGCCATGCGCCCCACGTAGCCCTCGCGCGCAGAGGCGCGCCCCGCGTAGCCCTCGCGCGCAGAGGCGCGCCCCGCGTAGCCCTCGCGCGCAGAGGCGCGCCCCGCGTAGCCCTCGCGCGCAGAGGCGCGCCCCGCGTAGCCCTCGCGCGCAGAGGCGCGCCCCGCGTAGCCCTCGCGCGCAGAGGCGCGCCCCGCGTAGCCCTCGCGCGCAGAGGCGCGCCCCGCGTAGCCCTCGCGCGCAGAGGCGCGCCCCGCGT
This window contains:
- the MRPL32 gene encoding large ribosomal subunit protein bL32m; its protein translation is MALSGAPAAGVVRLLLTWSLRAEQSLLRVLGVQPFHPALAVQAPVSCPSEKSDEDANVPSFLDSIFWMAAPKSRRTIEVNRCRRRNPNKLLKEKNNIDTCLKCGHLKLKHVLCGFCYEKVRQETHLIRKEIKVVEGGPFKAPTVETVVLYEGEKPHPEDAGKRIIERKSKRPSWFSY